The Streptomyces halobius genomic interval GTCCGGTGACATCCGGGCGGGCGGACAAGGCCCGGCCCAGCAGGTCGAGCAGCCGCTCGAAGACCGCGGGGTCCAGCTCGCCGAAGGAGGACAGCCGAACCGGTCCGCCGGTCGCCAAGTCCCGCCAGGCTCGTGCGAGTTCGGCGCGTTCCTGGCGGGCCCGCGCGGCGCGCTCCTCTCTAACCGCCGCGACGTCACGCACCCTGGCCGTGCGGGTGAACCGCTCGATCCTCCCGCTGGTACGCAGCAGTGCGGACACCTCCACGGGCGGGGCCTGGGACCACGGCAGCGAGGACGGGGTCAACTCCGGGTCGGGGTGGCTGAGATGGGCATGCCGCGCGGAGCCCAGGCCGAAGGCCGCCGACCACAGCCGGTGCAGATCGTCCTCACCCGGCGCCGCGGCGAACCAGCGCGCCAGCTCCCGGAAGTCCTGCACGGCACTGGAGGAGCGGCGCCGCGATTCGTTGATCCGCTCCAGGACCTGCAAGAGGGAGACGATGGCCCGCCGGGCGATGTCGTGCAACTGCTCGATCCGAGGCCGTACCCCCTCGTCCGGAAGGAACCACGCCCGCAGACCCGCCCAGCGCGCCCGCCGGCTCTCCAACCACCCGGGCGCGGGATCCTCACCGGCCACCGGTGGCAACTCGGCTCCCCGCAAGGCCCGCTCGCGCAGCACGGCTATCCCCCGCTCCTCCACCCGGGCCGCGGCAGCGGCGACGGCCTGCCCGCGCCGGTCGAGGTTGACCAGAAACTCCTGCAGATACGCGACGGTGGCGGCCTTCACCTCGCGGAACACCTCCAGATCCGCGCCCTCGGCGCGCAGCAGCCGCTGCAGCTCGCCGTTGAACGCCTTGGTGTTCTCCACCAGGGCCTCCAGGTGCCCCTCCAGCTCCCGCAGCGTGCTGAAGATCCGGCGATCGGCCGAGGCGGGCTCGTCGGACAGCAGGCACAGCTCATCGAGACGGTCGGCGATCGCCTCCAGCACGGCGGTCTGCAGCGCCCCCGTCGAGGCGAGGACCTCCAGCGCGTGCCGCACCCCGGCGAGCGCGGCCTCACCCCGGCGGGTCAGGGAGTACTGGAGGTTGCGCCGCTCGTACTCCTCGGCCGTGTGGTAGTTCTCCGCGTGGTTCTGGACGACGTCCAGCAGCTCCCAGCGCACCAGTTGCTTCAGCGACTCGTGCAGGTCCTCGTCCTCGACCGCCGCCAGCCATCCCACCGCGCGCAGCCCCTCGCGTACGCCGTCGAGCCCCAGCGCTGTCTCCAGGCGCTCACTGGCCGCACCGAAGGCGTCCAGCACCGCCCCGTACAGGTCGGCCCCCTCCCGTGTGGTGAACCGGAACATCTCCGGTGGAACCCTGTGCACGCCCCTCGGCCCCTCCGCCATCACCTCGGCAGCATCTGGTCCCCCCACCGTAGAGGTCAGCACTGACATTCAGGTGCGAGTCCGGATCACCGGGGTCCGTCTGCCAGTTCCGCCAGTCCCGCGGCGAGTCGCCATCTCGGGCCCGTACGCTGACGCAGCGTACGGGGCGCGGCGCTGGCGAACGCCCCCACGCGCCCGCCACCGTGTCCCGTGATCACGATCGGCGCCCAACTCCCGACCGTCATCCGTACGTTCGCGCAGCTGCTGTCGTCCACTCGGCGCGGGGCCTGCGTCGCCCGCGAGGGCCTCCTGGCGGATATCACGGCCGTGGCGCACCAGATGACCACCAGATGACCCGTGCCTACTCCTGGAACAGGTCGTGGCACAGGGCGGGTTGCCCCTCCTGGTCGTGGGAATCGTCGGTTTCCTGCACCTCCGGCTCTTCCTCCAGGCCCGGTGCGGGGTACCGCGCGGATCGGGTTCGGCGGCCGGAGCCGCGTCGTCACCGCGTATGATCCCGTCCCCGGCCCGCTCGCTCGCGGCCGTTCACGAACAGCGCCGAGCCCTTCAGACGCAGATCGAGGCCCTGCTGGAGGCGCACCCTCTTCTCCCGGTCCCGACCTCGATACCGGGCGTCGCGGTCAGGACCGCACCGTCCTGGTGATCACCGTCGGCGACGGAACCAGTTTTCCAGCGCCGCCCAGCTGGCTTCGCCCACCTGACCTTCTACGCTCAAGAACCTCTATGGCACCGGCGGCCAGGAAATCCGGCCGGCGACGCGCTGCCCGGCGTCACTTCAACCGCAGGCCTGTGCCTGTCTCTCTCTTCGCCACATAGACGGTGTTGGCCGCTGTTCCCCCCTGCAGGGGATTGTCGAAGTTGACGACGTGGGCTTCTGATTCCGTGAAGACCTCCGTGAGCACGGAGTTGAACTCTTCGTCCGGCGGGTCGTTCGACCACAGAGCGAAGACACCGCCGGGGTGGAGGCGATGGGCAAGGGCGCGCATCCCCGCAGGCTGGTAGAGCGCCGCGTGCCGTGGGTGCAGCACTTGGCGTGGCGAATGGTCGATGTCCAGCAGGATGGCGTGGAAACGGCGGTCCGGTGTCTGGGGATCCAGGCCGCGGGAATCGCCGACCATCGCGAAGAAATCGCCCTGGACCAGTCGGCAGCGGGTATCCGACGTCAGACGAGCCCCCAGCGGTACCAGCCCGCGCTTGTGCCAGTCGATCACTTCGCCGAGCGCCTCGACCACGGTCAGCGAGCGGACCCGCGGGTCGTCCAGCGCCGCTTGGGCGGTGTAGCCGAGGCCGAGTCCGCCGACGGCGACGTCGAGTTCGTGGAGTCCGGTGCCCGGCAGCTTCGCCAGGCCGAGCCGGGTGAGCGCGGTCTCCCCCGCCGTGAAGAGGCTGGACATCAAGAACTCGTCGCCGAGCTTCACTTCGTACACGTCGTCACCCGAGACCGGGTCCCGCCGGCGCCGCAAACTGATGTCTCCCATCGCCGTCGGACGCCAGTCGATCTCTTCGAAACGCGCGCTCATCCGTTCACCTTTCTGACGTGCCACCGTTCACTCTTCTGACGTGCCACGGGTGCCGGCTTTCTGACATGCCACGGGTGCCGGCGAGTTGGCGCCTGGGCCGCCGGTCTTCGCGCGCCAGGTACCAAGTCGACCCCGCCGCCGACCATGGCAGGGACGGAGAGTAGCCCGGAAACAGATCAACGGGTCAGGCGTCGATGATGACGGGGATGATGAGGGGCTTGCGGCGGTGGGTCCGAAACGCCCAGGCCGCCACGGCGCGGGCGATGAGCTGTTCGAGCTGGTGCGCCTCGCCGACGCCTTCCTCGGCCGCGGCGGCCAGGGTCTTTTCGATCACGGGGATGGCCGGCTCGAA includes:
- a CDS encoding TIGR02677 family protein; its protein translation is MHRVPPEMFRFTTREGADLYGAVLDAFGAASERLETALGLDGVREGLRAVGWLAAVEDEDLHESLKQLVRWELLDVVQNHAENYHTAEEYERRNLQYSLTRRGEAALAGVRHALEVLASTGALQTAVLEAIADRLDELCLLSDEPASADRRIFSTLRELEGHLEALVENTKAFNGELQRLLRAEGADLEVFREVKAATVAYLQEFLVNLDRRGQAVAAAAARVEERGIAVLRERALRGAELPPVAGEDPAPGWLESRRARWAGLRAWFLPDEGVRPRIEQLHDIARRAIVSLLQVLERINESRRRSSSAVQDFRELARWFAAAPGEDDLHRLWSAAFGLGSARHAHLSHPDPELTPSSLPWSQAPPVEVSALLRTSGRIERFTRTARVRDVAAVREERAARARQERAELARAWRDLATGGPVRLSSFGELDPAVFERLLDLLGRALSARPDVTGLRRATTGDGRVEIALSPPPDDRTAVLRTAKGVLAGPDYTVCITAVGGAGAFPAPRAARQEVAG
- a CDS encoding polyamine aminopropyltransferase; its protein translation is MSARFEEIDWRPTAMGDISLRRRRDPVSGDDVYEVKLGDEFLMSSLFTAGETALTRLGLAKLPGTGLHELDVAVGGLGLGYTAQAALDDPRVRSLTVVEALGEVIDWHKRGLVPLGARLTSDTRCRLVQGDFFAMVGDSRGLDPQTPDRRFHAILLDIDHSPRQVLHPRHAALYQPAGMRALAHRLHPGGVFALWSNDPPDEEFNSVLTEVFTESEAHVVNFDNPLQGGTAANTVYVAKRETGTGLRLK